The segment ctgccgccgcgcCCCGAGCAAGGTGGGATGCGGGGAAAGCGTCGGGCTCGGCCGACGGTCAAGCACGGGGCGATGGATGCGTGGTCTGGCGGGCAGCTGCCGTACTGCGCTATTAATTTCAATATCTCATTTCACCTCCGCGCCAGCGGAAAGTAAGAGGAGACCTGAGCCGGCGTGGGGATGCCGAGAGCTTTCCCGGTGGTTTTTTCCCCATGGGATGCAGGCGCGGGGGGCACAGGGCATCCTCCTGCCCTACAGCGGAGGATGCTCAAAGCTGGCGGACCCCACGGTCCCGCTTTGGGGAGGTTTGTCCTTGTCACCGACCCCCCCGGGAGGACAGCATCGCTCtgcaagttcttttttttttttttttttaatagatcagCTTGTACCGGCGCTGGCTCTGCAGCGCTGGAGGCAGAGCGGGGGGTTGAAGGGCTGAAGCGGGGGGGTTCTTGGAAAAAGGACTTTGGTGTTGCCCGGCCCCCACAGCCTGGAGCCCAGCCCGTCCCGCTGCCCGGCTGCAGCCGGGCTCGAAGGTGTTGGGGATCAGGGGGATTTTTGGGGCTGTTTTAGCAGCTGTTCCCATGGGTTTGGGAGAGCTgccggaggggccgggggtcCAGCATGCGTGTTCTGTCACAGGGGAGCCCCGTCTGTCCTGCAGAGCCTCCAGATGGGTCCTTGTCCCGAGGATGCTGCAGTCAGGGTACCActggaaagggaaactgaggcacggagctgGGCGACCCAGGGGTCTGGCAccccctctcctgcccggccACGTCACTGCTCCATGGGGAGGATTTGGGGGGCAAAGCTGCCTCATCCCGGAGGGTCTGGGACAGGTCCCAGGGTCTGGGGTGGCTGCAGGGCACCTCTGGATCTCCCCGTCCTCCCCCAGCTCCATCCCCTGGCTCAGCCGGTGTCTCAGTGTTGGGGacagcaggggctgggggaaaatagaaacattttgtgGGATTTTCATGGCTTTTCCCCACCGAGCAGCCCCAGCGTGAACCCCAGGTCCCCCGTGGGGTGCCCGGGACTGGGGTATTTGCTGCaaaccccttcccctcccacagcCAGAGCGTTTCATGCCCGGGGTGAAGGGGCTGCCCTTGAGCATCCCCCCCACCCTTGGGACCGCTTTTGGCCGAAGCCTCCTCCTCGCCCATCACACCGACTTCTCCCGTCTCAATCCAACCCAGAACCTGTTGCTCTTCCTTTCGGCTGCTGAAGGGGTGGGAAaaactccctctgccccagcccggAGCCTTTTCCAACTGCTGGATGATGATTGAGATGCTTTAGGGCTGCTTTTCAGCAAACTGGTTTAGACTGGGAAAACTGGGAGACCGGGTGATCTTGTGCTGGGAGCTGCGAGGCCGCGGGTGAGCGTGCAGAGAGTCCggggagccccagatttgcgggtCCTACCTGAGCAACTGTGCTGAAATCTGGgacccccccccgtccccccacccTACAGTTTCtcctcgtgcctcagtttccccactggaGCCGCGCAGCTGGGaaaggcagggctgggtgtgcaAAGCTTCGCTCACCCGGGTGTGCGTGTGCCCGCGTGTCCCTGGGGGGGTCCTACAGGGTCTTCTCCCCCCTCCAACCTTCCATGTGGGACTGTAtctccccagagaccccccccggGCTCCCCTGGAACCTctgctgcggggtgggggggggcacatCCCTGTGCCCCAGGCCCTGTAACAAGGAGCCCCTTTCTCcctgctgggatgggggggctgAGTGGTTCtggagggaccccccccccccccattctcccCACCTTCTTCCGGCCTTTTAAGctttgccagcagctgctgccaagAGGTTGCCGGGCGCTTCCCGCTGCATCCCCTGTGCAGAATGTGACCCCCTCCCCAacctcagccccctcccagggGACCTGACATGTCCCCTGCGGGGCACTGCCCTGCTCTGGGGACCCCTCCAAGCACAGCTGCACCCCATTCGCATCCACGGGTGCGGGATGGATCCAGGACTCATGACCAGTttgcagcaagaggaggggggACCCCGACACGGAGGCAGCCACGTGCGTGCCGGGATGGGTGCGTGCGTGGACGGGGAGGTGGGTGCGTCCGGCTGGCTGGGGTGACAACGGGGTGTCCGAAGCCCTTTGTCGGGTGGGGACGGGGCTGCCCGCTTGTGCCTGGAGCGGGGCCAAACTCTGCCCGTGGCTGCTGACTCATTCTGCAGCTGAGCATCCCTGGAAAGCCAccacgctgctgcctgccctcccccCAGCTCGCTGCGGGCTGGCAGGGCACCTTGTGAGCCGGGATGAGTAAACGTCACGTGGAGGGGACAAGGGGGCCACGGAGGAGAAAACCCCTCTCCAGAGATCCAGAGATCTCCGGCCCTCGGTCGTCCCCTCGCAGCATCTCCTGCCCTTCACCCTGGACCGGGTGCTGCAGCCCCAAATCGCGCCGGCCCCTGTTCGAGGAGCCGCTTTTGAAAGCGGGGCTGAGCTCAGGGGAGAAAGAAATATCACTCCCGTCCCAAAATAGACTTCAGCTCCATTTTCCACCTGGTTTCCCACGGAAATGGAGGTTAGCCGGCCCCGCCGTGTGTGTGCGTGCCTGTGTCTCAGTCTGTCCCGGCAGGACCTGAGCTCCGAGGTTTTGGAGATGATCGTGTCCCACAAGCCATTGCCATTCCCCCCTCCCTGAGCTTTTTGGCTGCCTTAATCCAGCTCCCAGCTTTGCCCTCCCGACGTGTGGGCTGAAAAATTTTCCGTTTGTGGCAAATcggaaacaaaaaaagccccaaaaatccaaccccaaaccccaaacatcGTGTCTGAGAGTTTCTTCCCATCACGGGACTCCAGGACCTCGAGGCATCGCCCATGGGCAGGGTGAAACTCGGTTTAACTCTCTCTGCATCCTGCTCCTGGTGCTGGCACCCTGGTCCCAGATGGAGATGGGCACGGGAGGGGAGCAGACACCCGGTCACCCCAGCTCGCCCCATTCTTGCAGTTTTATCACTTGAATTTCCTCCCCGGGGCTTCGTGGCTGCTGCTGGCCGTCGCTCACGCCACCGCGGTGCCTTGGGAACGGGAAGAAAAAGGTGCCCGTGACAAAAGCTTTCCTTGCTTGGCCGCCCGGGGGGGACGGCAGCCAGCCCCCGCGCTGGAGCCCAGCCACGGCCGCCGAGCAGGAGGGTTTTGTCCCTTGCTCCAGAGCCGTGGGGCTGAATTCAAATGATCTGGTCGGAGCAGAGAAAGCTCCCAGCTTGGCTCTGGCACCACTGGCCGGGTCCTGGGCGATCGGGCTTTGGCTGCTcgtgcccagctcctgctgggaagGGGGTGGGTCATGGTCTGCACATGATGGTTGATGGCCACGGTGCGTGGTGCCAGGGGCTGAACGTCCATGGTCTGTGGTGCCAGGGGCTGTACGTCCACGGTGCGTGGTGCCAGGGGCTGTACATCCATGGTCTGTGGTGCCAGGGGCTGTACGTCCATGGTGTGTGGTGCCAGGGGCTGTACGTCCATGGTCTGTGGTGCCAGGGGCTGTGCATCCATGGTGTGTGGTGCCAGGGGCTGTACGTCCATGGTTCATGGTGCCAGGGGCTGTACGTCCACGGTGTGTGGTGCCAGGGGCTGTACGTCCATGGTGCGTGGTGCCAGGGGCTGTGCATCCATGGTGTGTGGTGCCAGGGGCTGTACGTCCATGGTGTGTGGTGCCAGGGGCTGTGCATCCATAGTCTGTGGTGCCAGGGGCTGTGCATCCATGGTCTGTGGTGCCAGGGACTGTACGTCCGTGGTTTGTGGTGCCAGGGGCTGTACATCCATGTTGCGTGGTGCCAGGGGCTGTACGTCCATGGTACATGGTGCTACAGACTGTACATCCATGGTGCGTGGTGCCCGGGGCCATATTCATACCCTTTCCCTGGTACATTGGTCTCACATGGTACGTGGTGCCAGGGGCTGTACGTCCATGGTGCGTGGTGCCAGGGGCTGTACACCCATGTTACGTGGTGCCAGGGGCTGTATGTTCATGGTACATGGTGCTACAGGCTGTACATGCATGGTGTGCGGTGCCAGGGGTTGTATGTCCATGGTACGTGGTACCAGGGGCTGTTTTCACACCCTCTCCCTGGGGCATTGGTCCCCCAGGTAAACTCGGGGAGCACTGTTTGCAGAGGGATGCAGGTGACGAGGACAACCTCCCGTCGGGCTGGCCCTGGCAGCCAGCGAGCTGGCCCTGAGATCACCGCGGAGGTGCCAAATCCGCTTTTGTGGCTGCCGAAATCAATGCAGCACCGCGAGCTCAGCCATTCAAAAGCTGCTCCGAGCCTCGAGGTCACTGTGCTCCCGTCCCGGGGAACCACATGGTGCATCCCTGATATGGGGGGGGCTgaggagccccccagccccctgctgAGCCTCCACGGAGGGGTGAGGGGGCATCAGGGGCATCTTCCCACACCCTCAGCATCAGCCTCCTCTCCGGATGGCTGCAAGAGGCTGTGGGCAACCGGaccccccccagcagcctggtgggggggggcaggggctggcGACGGCAGTGCTAGCCACTGGGCTCTCCTTTCAGCGCCGGCCCCCAGCCCGCTGGGGAGAGCCCTTTGTGCCAGGCGGCCTTGAGAGAGGCCTGGGACATAATGGCTGCTTTGGTCGGCCCCGGTTTTCCCAGCCTGCGCGCGGGGAACCTCCGGCGTGAGCTGAATGGCAAAGAGAAaccctcctgctccttccctccccctccgcCCCGCGCTTTGTGTGCCCTcggccgtgtcccccccccccctctcctcgGCAGCTCACTGACCTCAACCCCCTCCGCACAACCCCCAACCCCGGCGCACACGTGCACGAGCGCACGCACACGCATGTGCGCAACCCCACGGCACGCGTGCAGAAGCACAAGCACCCACGTGCACGCCCGGCTGCTTGCACACTCGCCTCCCCGGCCGGTGCTCGTTTGCCTCGTTCCTCCTCAACaccagctattaaaaaaaaaacccaacacccttcTGAGGTTTTGCACGGCGGCGCCGGCCCACACGCGGCCCCGGCTCTGGCATCGGGGCCAGCATTTAGGCTCAGACTTTCCACGCCATCAGCACCAGGCTGGGCTTTGCTGTCCCCAGGAGACCCAGCGCCCTGGGAAGGCTGGTGGGGCTGGATGGGACCCAGTGGCTCCCAGGCAATGGTCCCAGTTGCTCGTGCTGTCTCCTTCCTCCTGATAACCAGGACACGTTTCCTTATCTTCCCACTCCACCGTTCGAGGGTCCAGGTGACCCCTCGGCCTCTCTGTGCCCCAACACCACACACGCGGGCTGGGGtctctcccccacctctcccccttGTGTAGGGAGGGGATATTTTTGCTACTTCTTTGGATTTGAAGCACAGCTGGTggttttttctccccaccctTGCAGGGCAGAATATGGCCTCAACCctcctgttgctgctgctctgggtgTTTGCCCCCACGGTGGTCCCGGAGGTGTTTGGCCCTGGAGATGGTGCAGGTAACTCAGCATCATCGGCCGCATCTGCACCTTGGGTGCCCAGTGGTGGGGGTTTGGGTGGGGGGCACCCCATGCCGGTCCTGCTCACGGTTTCTCTTTTCTCCCGCCCAGAGGACGTCAAGGCTCTGCAGGTCTCCATCCCACGGCACCCAGCCCTCGAGGCCGTGCTGGCGGGCGACATCACCATCCCCTGCCTCATCACCTACCTCGGCCCTCAGCCCACCGCCGGCACGGCCGGGCGCCAGGCGGTCCTGGGAACCCCCCGGGTCAAGTGGACCTTCATCTCTGAGGGCAAGGAAGTGGAGATCTTGGTAGCCCGGGGGGACAGGGTGAAGGTGAGCGAGGACTATCGCCTCCGCGCCTCCCTGCCCATCTTCCACCAGCGCTACACCAACGCCTCCCTGCTGCTCACCGAGCTGCGGCCCAACGACTCGGGGATCTACCGCTGCGACGTGCAGCACGGCATTGAGGACGGCCACGACATCCTCGATGTCAAAGTCAAAGGTACCTCAAGGTGGGGAGCGGTGGGATTTGGGGCAGGGGGGCGACAGGGGGCAGAGGTCCACCCTGCCAGGTGTCATCTCCTGGCTCAGTAAACCCCTCCTGCACCCGGGTGTGGGTGGGGGCTGCTGCAAATGGGCACCTGGGCGCAGATGCACCCAGAATCACCCAGaatcctctcggttggaaaagcccttgaagctcctccagcccaaccatgaacctcaccctgaccgttcccaactccaccagatccctcagcgctggctcaacccgactcttcaacccctccagggatggggactccccccctgccctgggcagcccattccaacgcccaacagccccttctgcaaagaaatccttcctaagagccaaaATACCTGTAGGGGTAGGGGGCTGCCGTCAAGTCCCTTGCCCACGCCCATGTGTCCCCCCCTTGACAGGGGTGGTTTTTCACTACCGGGAGGGCTCCATGCGCTACGCCTACACCTTCGCCGAGGCACGGGCAGCTTGTGCCAGGATCGGCGCCCACATTGCCACCCCCGAGCAGCTCTACGCTGCCTACCTCGGCGGCTATGAGCAGTGCGATGCCGGCTGGATCGCCGACCAGACCGTCAGGTGGGTACCGCCACCACCGCCCGGGCATCGCCGCCCATCACCTCCCCCTTCGCCCCTCGGCGAGTCGCCAGCCCTCCCCTGTGCTTTCCTGCCCCAGGTACCCCATCCACACGCCCCGCGAGGCCTGTTACGGAGACATGAATGGCTTCCCCGGGGTGAGGAACTACGGGGTGGTGGACCCGGAGGACATGTACGACGTGTATTGCTACGCCGAGGACCTCCCAGGTGCCTGTGGTGCCACCAGTCCCATCCTGCCCTCCCCTGCTTTTGCGACCGCGCTAACTCGCCCCCATAACCCATCATAGACCCCCCAAAAAGTTGCCCTGAACCACAGGTGCTGGCTCCAAAACCTCTGAGCTCTGCAAAGCTTTGGGCGCTTTGATGCACGCAAGCGCAGGGACTGACTGTGCTGCTTCCCGAGGcgtttctggtttggttttgcgGGGCGCAGGGCTCTCTCCCTCACCGCGGCCAGTGCCCGTTGCTGGCCTCAGGGCTGGAGGTTGCCCAGGGGTGCCCTAGGTTGGCAACACGCCGTGGGGACAGTGTTACGCGGTGTTTTGGGGATCGTGCAAGTTCACGCCGTGCTTTGCATGCGCTGGGGTGCTGCGTGTCCCCACAGCGTGGGCACATCCCACCCCACCAGGTGGGCGTGGGGGTGGCTGGTCCCTCCTCCGGGCCCCGATGGGGCTCCCCACTGGTGGCTGCGGCTGCTGGGGGTGATGCCAGGGATGTGGCGCAGGTCGCTGGCATGCAGGGAGCGATGAGCTGGGACGGGGAGAGCGGCGCCGTCGTGGGGGCTGGCACGCCTTAGGGCAGCGGTTTCCAGCCCGTCTCAGCGGGAAGCCCCATGTGGGGCTTGGCAGGTCCCCTTAGGAATGTCCCGTACGTGGATTGCACTGGGCTGGGTGCGGATTTGCTCCTCTTCAGTCCCTTTCATGGATGTTTAAAGCCTCAGCTCTGTTTGCGAGGGCAGGTAGCCTGCGTGGCATGAGAGCTTTGTCGTGTGCCGGGGCAGGGAGAGTGGATGCAGGCAGGGagacaggcagggaggcaggcagggaggcaggcagggaggcaggcagggctctCCAGCCCCCAGTACTCCTCCTCGAGAGGCCCACGCTGGAGGTTCCCATCTCCAAGCCAGCTCCTGGGGTGGTGCAGAGAGCGGAGGAGGCTCGGAGGCTCCTGGAGCccatgtccccctccccagctctgacGCCCGTCTCCTTCCTCTCTTCGCAGGGGAGATCTTTTTGGAGACGACCCCAGACAAATTCACgctggaggaggcggcggcgcgtTGCCGGGCGCTGGGCGCGGAGCTGGCGAGCACAGGGCAGCTCTACGCAGCGTGGAGCGCGGGGCTGGACGCCTGCAGCCCCGGTTGGCTGGCCGACGGCAGCGTCCGCTACCCCATCGTCACCCCCCGGGAACGCTGCGGCGGGGCCTTACCGGGCGTCAAAACCATCTTCCTCTTCCGCAACCAGACGGGATTCCCCGATGCCCAGAGCAGATACGATGCGTACTGCTTTCGAGGTAAAGAGGGGcaccccccccctcaccccgcaGATGCTCCCACGCAGGGACCAGCGTGAGGTTTCGGGAAGCCTCCGGGCAGGGGTGCGGGTGCtcggtgggtgctgggtgctggctCCAGCCCACCCTTGTGCCAAGAGTCGGGATGTCCCACAGGCTCGGGATCGCATCGGGATCCCCGCGTGCTCTCCGTGCTGCGCGCTGTGATACCGTGATAGAGCAGGGGTGTTTTGGACCGTCTCGATCCTACCGTGGTAGGATAGGGATGCCCTGCATGGTTTCCGTGTTGCATGACAATCTATCACGATAGGGGAGGGTAACCTGCACAGTCCTGATACTGCCTGATCATGGTAGAGGAGGGATGCTCTGCATGGTCCTGATGGTGCACGCTGATATATCGCGACAGTGTAGGGCTGCCCTGCGCATCCTCAGTGCTGCACGCCGCTATATCACAACAGAACAGGGATGTCCTGCGTGGCACCGTCGGTTTGTGTGAGCTGCGTGGCCACGGCTCCGGGCTGGTTCACCATCCCGATGGGCCACGGGGCGCAGCCTGTGAGGCTGGTTTGGGGCAAAATCTCCCAGCGGTGGATGGGAACTGAGACCTGCGGGCAGCGGCgtggggctgcctgtgctgccggGGGTGGCGGACGTGGGTGATGAATCGGGAgggttcagactggacaggagggaaaaaattttcccagaaagagtggtcagagagtggaataggctgcccagggagggggtggagtccccacccctgggtgtgtttaagggccgtttggatgagctgtggggggatgtggggtaggggagaactttgtagagtcgggctgagggttggactcgctgatcccgaggggcttttccaacctgagtgattctgtgattctgtgaggggACGGGCAGGGACGGAGGCTGGCAGGGATaacaggcagggagggaggaagagacacCCCTCCATTCCTCCTTCCTGGTGCCACATCTCTGTGCATCCCCTCGGGCCCACGGGGGCTCCGGGACGGGGACACTCTCCCCCAAATCAACTGGATGCCGTGTgtctccatgcctcagtttccacaTCTCCTGGCAGGGAACCCCATGGGTTAGGCAGGATGGACCCGTCCCATGAAGCCGCGACCCCTGTAACCCACTAACACCCCACGCATGTCTGCGCTCGccggggtggggatgggggcGTGGAGAAGGACCCCCCTCCCTCAGGGTGGGGGTGCATCAAGGTTTAGGGTTTgctggagggggaggaggaaaagcagggaGAGCCGCTGTcgggaagggcagggaggagcagTGTGAAATCCAGCGCTGCCTGGACGCCTGTCGAAGCCACGAGCTCCGGCAGCGCCTGGGaagggcccgatcctgccccGCACTGACCCTGTAGAGGGGAAAGGGAGGTCGAGGAGAGCTGGGTCCCTGCCGGGgtgccaggctgtccccagggctCCAGCCCCGCGTCGGGGCGAGGGCATCTCTGCCTGCCACCCGGCCAGGACGGGGCAGTAATATCCCACTTTCTTTCTGCCCACAGAAGGGACAAACTCTTTTCCTGAGGCTGCAGGAAAATACCGAGCCAGAGAGCCCGAGGGCCTCCAGGAGATTGTTACAGTGGCAGAaaagctggaggagctgcagctgcccAAAGCGCAAGTGGAGATTGAGTCGCGAGGGGCGATTTACGCCATCCCTTTCTTTAAGGACGCTGAGCTGGAAAAGCCGAGCCCATCCCCCGAAGACGCACTGGGGCCAGGGGCCCGGCACCCCCTGCTAGATACCTCCATGTCCTCAGGTCACCCAACCTCTGCCTCCCCTTTCCCCATGGCCCCGGCCGTCCCCGAGGCAGGTGTCCCGCTTAGCTGTGGTGCAAAACTGGGGAGCCCCTTGTCCCCCATGGAGGAGTCTGGGGTGACAGGGACAGTTGGGCAGCACACAGCAGCCGGGCACGGGCTGTCCCACACGGGTAGGTCggtggccagggctggggcacaGAGAGGAGCCGCAGGGACGGAGACACCGGGATTGCAAGGAGAGCTCGGAAGCACCCGTGGGTGCAAGGGTGGCCCCAGCTGTCCCCATCCCTTCTGCAGAGGCAGCACCCATGGCCGGGGCACCGGTGTCTTGGTGTAGGGCTGTGCACAAATCCCTGGCGTGGGGACATCTGTCTGTCCCTCCCTTGGCTGGGGTCCGGCGTGCAGGGTCGGTGTCGGGCCGTGGTTTAGCAGCGCAAAGAACCAGAGAAGGGCGCTGGTggctggagggagaggaggcCAGACGCAGCGGTGAGGGGCTGAGCGTGGCCCCTGCCATGgggaagcctgtgctggggctgggcttggCAGTGGCTGAGCCAGAGCTTGGTCTGCCACGTCGTTTCAGAGGGGACAACGTCACACGCAGGCTCGGGGGCCGTTTCCATCTCCCTGCGCATCGTTGCGCCGGCGTCGcccacccagctctgcccaccGTGGGCAGGATCCACGGTGCTGGCGGGCGATGCCGGTGCCTGCGGCCCCGCGGTCCG is part of the Strix aluco isolate bStrAlu1 chromosome 30, bStrAlu1.hap1, whole genome shotgun sequence genome and harbors:
- the BCAN gene encoding brevican core protein isoform X2, which translates into the protein MASTLLLLLLWVFAPTVVPEVFGPGDGAEDVKALQVSIPRHPALEAVLAGDITIPCLITYLGPQPTAGTAGRQAVLGTPRVKWTFISEGKEVEILVARGDRVKVSEDYRLRASLPIFHQRYTNASLLLTELRPNDSGIYRCDVQHGIEDGHDILDVKVKGVVFHYREGSMRYAYTFAEARAACARIGAHIATPEQLYAAYLGGYEQCDAGWIADQTVRYPIHTPREACYGDMNGFPGVRNYGVVDPEDMYDVYCYAEDLPGEIFLETTPDKFTLEEAAARCRALGAELASTGQLYAAWSAGLDACSPGWLADGSVRYPIVTPRERCGGALPGVKTIFLFRNQTGFPDAQSRYDAYCFREGTNSFPEAAGKYRAREPEGLQEIVTVAEKLEELQLPKAQVEIESRGAIYAIPFFKDAELEKPSPSPEDALGPGARHPLLDTSMSSEEVQGATAGRDPGSTSAESPGRGRAPSQPVEGPTGAPSLPGSAAESQEPGGTPRGGHEAGGVSTPVPTAEDAELSGDVVESPGVSPLPPAPSQPQEEGEEQSGALWLPSPTTLGDGSTVPAVEVTAVTPWHTEVLATGGEEAVPRPPGTDRGMPAASSEEEEEEEEEEEQPAPSVATVEGFLAAVPGEPGGCVPNPCLNGGTCTEDGAHLACLCLPGYGGSSCERPLETCSPGWDSFQGACYKHFSTRRSWEDAETQCRHYGGHLATILTPEEQDFINDQYREYQWIGLNDRTIEGDFQWSDGSPLLYENWHPGQPDSYFLSGENCVVIVWHNGGQWSDVPCNYHLSYTCKMGLVQCGPPPAISNAHAFGKPKQRYEIGSIVRYRCRRGFAQRRSPVIRCREDGTWEPPQLACRPGLAQLPDD